One Nocardioides aromaticivorans genomic window carries:
- a CDS encoding peroxidase family protein, protein MLLRIRRREVAGATAFAVSLALGTQMVAPAVEADPGPVGSGFTVTTGDLAFILKQIKIAERHSLTRTPAHPCSTLLNQPGDGIPDSEQVPDILTTYGLRTVDGSCNNLKTGDEYFAAADQPFPRLTNPRFRDAENVPTGFGPPGPSSYAQKKGNVFDSQPRVISNLIVDQTSTNPAAIAAAGYPVRSQGNPGLFPCTTDPEPTADPPVEGVPAGCVPSHHTLFIPNVTTDVGLSPPYNSLFTFFGQFFDHGVDQTVKSGGNVFVPLKADDPLRVLGPDGKAGTGDEVPASQAFMVITRAQNQPGPDGVLGDDPSTPADESADDIQNANNTDTPWVDQSQTYTSHASHQVFLRAYAASSRSGPYGADNPASVATGKFLEGLPAGETYAGSPDGAGGIGTWAAVKKQAAEKLGLRLVDMDALNVPMLATDPYGKFIPGPARGLPQYVTKTGLVEGDLDSPVAVPANVLHFDTPFLTDIAHNADPSPQDTDHNPGTPPVPPVPDANDTPSADFASQPAGTYDDEMLDAHFACGDGRCNENIALSTIHQVFHSEHNRLVDEIDQILTNDTTPSGVAALANWKAIGVSGYDYGERLFQAARFITEMQYQHLVFEEFARKVQPAIRPFHLYSPEVNPAVEAEFAHAVYRFGHSMLDDDVARTNGDGSDNSLPLLTAFLNPPAYFDGGSAGTLNAKQAAGSIVMGSSDQVGNELDEFVTETLRNNLLGLPLDLPSINMTRAREAGIPPLNDVRRQIFAETNDGQMTPYTSWSDFGQHLKHPESLINFVAAYGKHPSITGATTLVAKRDAARAIVNPQGSDVPPADASDFMFSTGDWSSNANGVTTTGLDDVDLWVGGLAEITNLFGGLLGSTFNYVFQTQLEKLQDGDRFYYLARTPGLNLRTQLEGNSFSELIQRNTDNTNTLKADAFATADCKFQLAHLAGTPAGFTQFGSTVADDPSTPDCDESLLLLRKPDGTIQYRQFNSVDPSGINGQAVYQGTDGVDRVFGGNDNDTFWGGKGRDVIEGNGGDDVALGGEGDDIVTDLSGADTLKGGPGNDALDAGIGDDIMMGGDGKDFMNGGANDNEEFAGPGDDFVIIGQGADAVFGDGGDDWLEGGTGQDLLQGDHGAPFFDDPGETAPGNEIMIGQPGENDYDAEGGDDLMSANAAIDRNAGAGGFDWAFHQYDTVGADEDMSINNNLVGVPIQVVVNRDRWQEVEGNSGSAFNDVLKGTDDVPLAQGGAGFSGCDALDQAGVDRIVGLDALVPPSIRTTPAASLNADAAAGTCPLSGNVWGDGEILIGGGGSDTITGRGADDIIDGDRSLNVRIDVHANVDGTGPVIGSTDLMEHPYLTGSNHTLQQDVFAGVVDPGQLVAVRFLIPAPAGDHDAASSGANPAPAVDTAVYRGPRSSYTITSEGDHVIVEQTGARGAAQKVLDGKDTLRNIERLQFTNDDGTTEIVVLAAPDAPTIGTATAGPSSADVTWTAAASGQPTSSFEIQVLSGGVQQGALRTAPSTDSSIHVTGLTNGTTYTFRVRAVGAFGTSPFSAESNGVTPANTAPGAPTIGTATAGVGSASVTWSGPADDGGSPVTGFRVQAIDAGNNVVGTTTVNNPSATSATVTGLIPGTSVRLRVAAINAVGTGANSAPSNAVTVLADTTAPTVTARTPGAGATNVPIGTTVTATFSEPVQGVNGTTVRLRNTVTGVNVPATVNLAGNTVTLTPNAALANNTRYTVTLTGGATAIRDLAGNPLATTSWNFRTVPDLIAPTVSTRSPAAGATGVALGANTVVTFSEPVLNVTPVTFTLTNTATNTRVAAVVTVSADGRTATLNPVLNLLPGRTYRVNLTNAIRDLAGNRLAPVAWTFRTQ, encoded by the coding sequence GTGCTCCTCCGCATCCGCCGGCGCGAGGTCGCGGGCGCGACCGCCTTCGCGGTGTCGCTGGCGCTCGGAACCCAGATGGTCGCCCCGGCCGTCGAGGCCGACCCCGGCCCCGTGGGCAGCGGCTTCACGGTGACGACGGGCGACCTCGCGTTCATCCTCAAGCAGATCAAGATCGCCGAGCGGCACTCCCTGACCCGCACCCCGGCGCACCCCTGCAGCACGCTGCTCAACCAGCCCGGTGACGGCATCCCCGACTCCGAGCAGGTGCCGGACATCCTGACCACCTACGGCCTGCGCACGGTGGACGGCAGCTGCAACAACCTCAAGACGGGCGACGAGTACTTCGCCGCCGCCGACCAGCCGTTCCCGCGGTTGACCAATCCCCGGTTCCGCGACGCGGAGAACGTCCCGACCGGCTTCGGCCCGCCGGGACCGTCGTCGTACGCCCAGAAGAAGGGCAACGTCTTCGACTCCCAGCCGCGCGTGATCAGCAACCTGATCGTCGACCAGACCTCGACGAACCCGGCCGCGATCGCCGCCGCCGGCTACCCGGTGCGCAGCCAGGGCAACCCCGGGCTGTTCCCCTGCACCACGGACCCCGAACCGACGGCGGACCCGCCGGTCGAGGGCGTCCCTGCCGGCTGCGTGCCGAGCCACCACACGCTGTTCATCCCGAACGTGACGACCGACGTGGGCCTCTCGCCGCCGTACAACAGCCTGTTCACGTTCTTCGGGCAGTTCTTCGACCACGGTGTCGACCAGACCGTGAAGAGCGGCGGCAACGTGTTCGTCCCGCTCAAGGCGGACGACCCGCTGCGCGTCCTCGGCCCGGACGGCAAGGCCGGCACGGGTGACGAGGTGCCCGCCTCACAGGCCTTCATGGTGATCACCCGCGCCCAGAACCAGCCCGGTCCCGACGGCGTCCTCGGCGACGACCCGAGCACGCCCGCGGACGAGAGCGCGGACGACATCCAGAACGCCAACAACACCGACACGCCCTGGGTGGACCAGAGCCAGACCTACACCTCGCACGCCTCGCACCAGGTCTTCCTGCGCGCGTACGCCGCGAGCAGCCGGTCCGGCCCCTACGGCGCGGACAACCCGGCCTCGGTCGCGACGGGCAAGTTCCTCGAGGGACTCCCAGCCGGCGAGACCTACGCCGGATCGCCCGACGGCGCCGGCGGGATCGGCACGTGGGCAGCGGTGAAGAAGCAGGCGGCGGAGAAGCTCGGCCTGCGACTCGTCGACATGGACGCGCTCAACGTCCCGATGCTGGCGACCGACCCCTACGGCAAGTTCATCCCCGGTCCGGCACGGGGTCTGCCGCAGTACGTGACCAAGACCGGTCTCGTCGAGGGCGACCTCGACTCGCCGGTGGCGGTCCCCGCGAACGTACTGCACTTCGACACGCCCTTCCTGACCGACATCGCGCACAACGCGGACCCGAGCCCGCAGGACACCGACCACAACCCGGGCACTCCCCCGGTTCCGCCGGTGCCGGACGCGAACGACACCCCGTCCGCCGACTTCGCGAGCCAACCGGCCGGGACGTACGACGACGAGATGCTCGACGCGCACTTCGCCTGTGGTGACGGACGGTGCAACGAGAACATCGCATTGTCGACCATCCACCAGGTGTTCCACTCCGAGCACAACAGGCTGGTGGACGAGATCGACCAGATCCTGACGAACGACACGACCCCCAGCGGGGTGGCGGCTCTGGCCAACTGGAAGGCGATCGGCGTCAGCGGCTACGACTACGGCGAGCGGCTCTTCCAGGCAGCCCGCTTCATCACCGAGATGCAGTACCAGCACCTCGTCTTCGAGGAGTTCGCGCGCAAGGTGCAGCCCGCGATCCGGCCCTTCCACCTCTACAGCCCGGAGGTCAACCCGGCGGTCGAGGCGGAGTTCGCCCACGCGGTCTACCGGTTCGGCCACTCGATGCTCGACGACGACGTCGCCCGGACCAACGGGGACGGCTCCGACAACTCGCTGCCACTGTTGACCGCCTTCCTCAACCCACCCGCCTACTTCGACGGCGGATCGGCGGGAACGCTCAACGCCAAGCAGGCGGCGGGCAGCATCGTCATGGGCTCCTCCGACCAGGTGGGCAACGAGCTCGACGAGTTCGTCACCGAGACCCTGCGCAACAACCTGCTGGGCCTCCCGCTCGACCTGCCGTCGATCAACATGACGCGTGCCCGCGAAGCGGGCATCCCGCCGCTCAACGACGTGCGTCGGCAGATCTTCGCCGAGACGAACGACGGCCAGATGACGCCGTACACGAGCTGGAGCGACTTCGGGCAGCACCTGAAGCACCCCGAGTCGCTGATCAACTTCGTCGCGGCCTACGGCAAGCACCCGAGCATCACCGGCGCGACGACCCTGGTCGCCAAGCGGGACGCTGCCCGGGCGATCGTCAACCCGCAGGGCAGCGACGTCCCGCCGGCCGACGCGTCGGACTTCATGTTCAGCACCGGCGACTGGTCGAGCAACGCCAACGGCGTGACCACCACCGGCCTGGACGACGTCGACCTCTGGGTGGGCGGCCTGGCCGAGATCACCAACCTCTTCGGCGGACTGCTGGGCAGCACGTTCAACTACGTGTTCCAGACCCAGCTGGAGAAGCTGCAGGACGGTGACCGGTTCTACTACCTGGCCCGCACGCCCGGCCTGAACCTGCGCACCCAGCTCGAGGGCAACTCGTTCTCCGAGCTGATCCAGCGCAACACCGACAACACCAACACCCTCAAGGCGGACGCCTTCGCGACCGCCGACTGCAAGTTCCAGCTCGCCCACCTCGCGGGGACTCCCGCCGGGTTCACGCAGTTCGGCTCGACGGTCGCGGACGACCCGTCGACACCCGACTGCGACGAGTCGCTGCTGCTGCTCCGCAAGCCGGACGGCACCATCCAGTACCGGCAGTTCAACTCGGTCGATCCGTCGGGCATCAACGGCCAGGCCGTCTACCAGGGAACGGACGGGGTCGACCGCGTCTTCGGCGGCAACGACAACGACACCTTCTGGGGCGGCAAGGGCCGTGACGTCATCGAGGGCAACGGCGGCGACGACGTGGCGCTCGGCGGCGAGGGCGACGACATCGTCACCGACCTCTCCGGTGCCGACACGCTGAAGGGTGGTCCCGGCAACGATGCGCTCGACGCAGGCATCGGGGACGACATCATGATGGGCGGCGACGGCAAGGACTTCATGAACGGTGGAGCCAACGACAACGAGGAGTTCGCCGGACCCGGCGACGACTTCGTGATCATCGGCCAGGGCGCCGACGCCGTGTTCGGCGACGGAGGCGACGACTGGCTGGAGGGCGGCACCGGCCAGGACCTCCTCCAGGGTGACCACGGGGCGCCGTTCTTCGACGACCCGGGCGAGACCGCTCCCGGCAACGAGATCATGATCGGCCAGCCCGGCGAGAACGACTACGACGCCGAGGGCGGCGACGACCTGATGTCGGCGAACGCGGCCATCGACCGCAACGCCGGCGCGGGTGGCTTCGACTGGGCCTTCCACCAGTACGACACGGTGGGAGCCGACGAGGACATGTCGATCAACAACAACCTGGTCGGCGTCCCGATCCAGGTGGTCGTCAACCGCGACCGGTGGCAGGAGGTCGAGGGCAACTCGGGATCGGCGTTCAACGACGTGCTCAAGGGCACCGACGATGTCCCGCTGGCCCAGGGCGGCGCGGGCTTCAGCGGCTGCGACGCGCTCGACCAGGCCGGTGTGGACCGGATCGTCGGGCTGGACGCCCTGGTGCCCCCGAGCATCAGGACGACGCCGGCGGCGTCCCTCAACGCCGACGCGGCAGCCGGCACCTGCCCGCTCAGCGGCAACGTCTGGGGTGACGGCGAGATCCTCATCGGTGGCGGCGGGAGCGACACGATCACCGGTCGTGGCGCCGACGACATCATCGACGGCGACCGCTCGCTCAACGTCCGGATCGACGTCCACGCCAACGTGGACGGCACCGGACCGGTCATCGGCAGCACCGACCTGATGGAGCACCCGTACCTCACGGGCAGCAACCACACGCTCCAGCAGGACGTGTTCGCCGGAGTCGTGGACCCGGGCCAGCTCGTGGCGGTCCGCTTCCTGATCCCGGCTCCTGCCGGGGACCACGACGCGGCCAGCTCGGGCGCCAACCCGGCCCCGGCCGTCGACACGGCGGTGTACCGCGGCCCGAGGTCGAGCTACACCATCACCTCGGAGGGCGACCACGTGATCGTGGAGCAGACCGGAGCGCGGGGTGCCGCGCAGAAGGTCCTCGACGGGAAGGACACGCTGCGCAACATCGAGCGCCTGCAGTTCACCAATGACGACGGCACCACGGAGATCGTGGTCCTGGCGGCACCCGACGCACCCACGATCGGGACCGCCACGGCCGGGCCTTCCTCCGCCGACGTCACCTGGACCGCTGCAGCCTCGGGCCAGCCGACCAGCTCGTTCGAGATCCAGGTGCTCAGCGGCGGCGTCCAGCAGGGAGCCCTGCGGACCGCGCCGTCGACCGACAGCAGCATCCACGTCACCGGCCTGACCAATGGCACCACCTACACCTTCCGGGTGCGGGCGGTGGGCGCCTTCGGCACCAGCCCCTTCTCGGCGGAGTCCAACGGGGTCACCCCCGCGAACACCGCTCCGGGGGCTCCGACGATCGGTACGGCGACCGCGGGGGTCGGCTCGGCCAGCGTCACCTGGTCCGGCCCGGCCGACGACGGAGGCTCGCCGGTCACCGGGTTCCGCGTGCAGGCGATCGACGCCGGCAACAACGTGGTCGGGACCACCACCGTGAACAACCCGAGCGCCACCAGCGCGACGGTCACGGGCCTGATCCCGGGCACCTCGGTTCGGCTGCGGGTGGCGGCCATCAACGCGGTCGGCACGGGCGCCAACAGCGCTCCGTCCAACGCGGTGACGGTCCTGGCCGACACGACGGCACCGACCGTCACGGCACGCACCCCGGGAGCGGGCGCCACGAACGTCCCGATCGGGACGACCGTGACGGCCACGTTCAGTGAGCCGGTCCAGGGTGTCAACGGCACCACGGTCCGACTGCGGAACACCGTGACCGGCGTCAACGTCCCGGCAACGGTGAACCTGGCGGGCAACACCGTGACCCTGACACCGAATGCCGCGCTGGCCAACAACACCCGGTACACGGTCACCCTGACCGGCGGTGCCACGGCGATCCGGGACCTGGCGGGCAACCCGCTGGCGACCACGTCGTGGAACTTCCGGACCGTCCCCGACCTGATCGCCCCGACCGTCTCCACGAGGTCGCCGGCGGCGGGAGCGACCGGGGTCGCCCTGGGCGCCAACACCGTGGTGACCTTCAGCGAGCCGGTGCTCAACGTGACACCCGTGACGTTCACCCTCACCAACACCGCGACCAACACCCGCGTGGCAGCGGTCGTGACGGTGAGCGCGGACGGCCGGACCGCCACGCTGAACCCGGTGCTGAACCTCCTGCCCGGCAGGACCTACCGGGTCAACCTGACCAACGCCATCCGTGACCTCGCGGGCAACCGCCTGGCCCCGGTGGCCTGGACCTTCAGGACGCAGTAG
- a CDS encoding M15 family metallopeptidase yields the protein MLSVALACIVLCSGCAGSPAPTAGPTSPATASAAPSDQDVAMARPGPFESTGDSPDILVQSPRPIDADLVARAAATQGVARLEQFSLATFYREGEAITYAAVDPATFRQFTPGPTAVLDALWDRVADGEIGLRPDLRTALAGPGDFVTLGNDDNAQRAHVAAYAPLVPHSAIGALLNERWADRLHLPKGNALVVSTRFAAPGPVVRRLRRVLGTRASVSLLAPNVVPDQALSAVLTGGSVAAAVGSFSYTPNPDGTVDPEARWVRTHIRTERVPVLGAVTCNRAMLPALRRALTRVVEAGLAAEVHADEYGGCYVPRFIGHDPSRGLSFHTFGTAIDLNVPGNRRGTAGTIDRRVVAILVRCGFAWGGTWRYTDPMHFELAAIRSC from the coding sequence GTGCTCTCGGTCGCTCTCGCCTGCATCGTGCTCTGCTCGGGCTGCGCCGGCTCGCCGGCGCCGACGGCCGGCCCGACGTCCCCGGCGACGGCCTCCGCCGCCCCGAGCGACCAGGACGTCGCGATGGCCCGGCCCGGGCCCTTCGAGTCGACCGGCGACTCCCCCGACATCCTCGTCCAGAGCCCGCGCCCCATCGACGCCGACCTGGTCGCCCGCGCCGCTGCGACCCAGGGCGTGGCCCGGCTCGAGCAGTTCTCGCTCGCCACCTTCTACCGGGAGGGCGAGGCGATCACGTACGCCGCCGTCGACCCGGCGACCTTCCGTCAGTTCACCCCCGGCCCGACCGCCGTCCTCGACGCGCTGTGGGACCGGGTCGCCGACGGGGAGATCGGCTTGCGGCCCGACCTCCGCACCGCGCTCGCGGGCCCGGGCGACTTCGTGACCCTCGGCAACGACGACAACGCCCAGCGCGCGCACGTCGCGGCGTACGCACCCCTGGTCCCCCACTCGGCGATCGGGGCGCTGCTCAACGAGCGGTGGGCCGACCGGCTGCACCTGCCGAAGGGCAATGCCCTCGTCGTGTCGACCCGGTTCGCCGCGCCCGGGCCCGTGGTCCGCCGGCTGCGGCGGGTGCTCGGCACGAGGGCGTCGGTCAGCCTGCTCGCCCCGAACGTCGTACCGGACCAGGCGCTGAGCGCCGTGCTCACGGGCGGCTCGGTCGCCGCCGCGGTCGGGTCGTTCAGCTACACCCCCAACCCGGACGGCACGGTCGACCCCGAGGCCCGGTGGGTGCGCACCCACATCCGCACCGAGCGGGTGCCGGTCCTCGGCGCGGTCACCTGCAACCGCGCGATGCTGCCCGCGCTGCGCCGGGCGCTGACCCGGGTCGTGGAGGCCGGCCTCGCCGCGGAGGTCCACGCCGACGAGTACGGCGGCTGCTACGTCCCGCGCTTCATCGGCCACGACCCCTCGCGCGGGCTGTCGTTCCACACCTTCGGCACCGCGATCGACCTCAACGTCCCCGGCAACCGGCGCGGCACCGCCGGCACGATCGACCGGCGGGTGGTGGCGATCCTCGTCCGGTGCGGCTTCGCCTGGGGCGGGACGTGGCGCTACACCGATCCCATGCACTTCGAGCTGGCCGCGATCAGGTCCTGCTGA